From a single Xanthocytophaga agilis genomic region:
- a CDS encoding MOSC domain-containing protein has protein sequence MNLPKDSAIGQLMGHFPKAGIITWIGLRPERRFPVQAVDQVEAIAGKGLVGDHYQGRSTSNRQVTLIQEEHLSTVASFLSVDEINPALVRRNIVVKGLNLLALKDKQFYIGDVLLEMTGLCQPCSRMEEVLGPGGYNAMRGHGGITAKIIKGGTIQLGAQVIVVEKEEVKDLYVYGKSL, from the coding sequence ATGAACCTTCCCAAAGATTCTGCTATAGGCCAATTAATGGGCCATTTTCCTAAAGCTGGTATTATTACATGGATAGGCCTACGTCCGGAGAGAAGATTTCCTGTTCAGGCAGTAGATCAGGTTGAAGCGATTGCTGGGAAAGGATTAGTAGGTGATCATTACCAGGGGCGATCTACCAGCAACCGTCAGGTTACACTGATTCAGGAAGAACATTTGTCAACTGTTGCCTCCTTCTTATCTGTAGACGAGATTAATCCAGCTCTGGTTAGGCGTAATATTGTGGTGAAAGGTCTCAATCTACTTGCACTAAAAGATAAACAATTTTATATAGGAGATGTTCTTCTGGAAATGACAGGATTATGTCAGCCATGCTCACGAATGGAAGAAGTATTGGGACCAGGAGGATACAATGCTATGAGAGGGCATGGTGGTATAACAGCAAAGATTATTAAAGGTGGGACTATACAATTGGGCGCTCAGGTAATTGTAGTAGAGAAAGAAGAGGTTAAGGACTTATATGTTTATGGAAAAAGCTTATAA
- a CDS encoding glycosyltransferase, with product MPSDTIHTITPTIPTSVLYLSYDGLTDPLGQSQVLPYIIGLAKRGYQFTIISTEKPEAYEKRKDIIKGLIAPFEKKIDWQPIFYTKKPPVVSTLWDVRKMRHKAVSLHEKKHFQIVHCRSYITALVGTFLKKKFQIPFIFDMRGFWADERIEGGIWNLKNPLFRSVYQFFKKKEKEFLQLADYTISLTFNAKQEIHSWSGFSTIPIQVIPCCVDTQLFQRKDEVTETNELTISYLGSLGTWYMLDEMLHFFRRILLQYPHARFLFITPDDPEIILHNARKYELSNDHIRIVKAERREVPLRLVESHISLFFIKPSFSKKASSPTKMGEILSMGIPVLCNANVGDANYLMENYSPGELVSAFTDVEYDRVISRLDEIRKISPESLRQTALDYFDLEKGVDLYEEVYQKLSTANA from the coding sequence ATGCCCTCAGATACTATTCATACTATAACACCTACTATACCTACCTCTGTTCTTTATCTTAGTTATGATGGCTTAACTGATCCTTTGGGGCAGTCACAAGTGTTGCCTTATATCATTGGACTTGCTAAACGTGGCTATCAGTTTACTATTATTAGTACTGAGAAACCAGAGGCATATGAAAAGAGAAAAGACATAATTAAGGGACTTATTGCACCATTTGAGAAAAAAATTGACTGGCAACCCATTTTCTATACCAAAAAGCCACCTGTAGTATCTACACTTTGGGATGTGAGGAAGATGCGGCACAAGGCGGTTAGCCTTCATGAGAAAAAACATTTTCAGATAGTGCATTGCCGTAGTTATATCACAGCCCTGGTAGGCACTTTTCTGAAAAAGAAGTTTCAGATTCCTTTTATCTTTGATATGCGAGGTTTTTGGGCAGACGAACGAATAGAAGGTGGTATCTGGAATTTGAAGAATCCACTTTTTAGAAGCGTTTATCAATTCTTCAAGAAGAAAGAGAAGGAGTTTCTGCAACTTGCAGACTATACAATATCACTTACATTCAATGCAAAACAAGAGATTCATTCCTGGTCAGGCTTTAGTACTATTCCTATTCAGGTAATACCTTGTTGTGTTGATACACAACTGTTTCAGCGCAAAGATGAAGTAACAGAGACAAATGAATTAACGATTTCATATCTGGGTTCCCTAGGTACATGGTATATGCTTGACGAGATGTTACATTTCTTTAGGCGGATTCTGCTTCAGTATCCACATGCTCGTTTTCTGTTTATCACTCCAGATGATCCTGAAATAATCTTGCATAATGCACGAAAATATGAATTATCAAATGACCACATCCGAATTGTGAAAGCTGAGAGAAGGGAAGTCCCACTTCGGTTAGTAGAAAGCCATATTTCATTATTTTTTATTAAACCCTCTTTCTCAAAAAAAGCATCCTCTCCAACAAAAATGGGTGAGATCCTGTCTATGGGTATTCCTGTACTATGTAATGCTAATGTAGGAGACGCTAACTATCTGATGGAGAATTATTCACCAGGAGAGTTAGTCAGCGCTTTTACAGATGTTGAATATGATAGAGTAATCAGTCGGCTTGATGAAATTCGTAAGATTTCTCCTGAGTCTTTACGTCAGACGGCCCTTGATTATTTTGATCTGGAGAAAGGAGTTGATTTATATGAAGAAGTATATCAGAAACTATCTACTGCTAATGCCTGA
- the asnB gene encoding asparagine synthase (glutamine-hydrolyzing), whose translation MCGITGFYSTQQAFSESDLRKMTGAIRHRGPNAEGHFLDEICGLGHRRLSILDLSEGANQPFYSNNDRFVIVYNGEVYNYKEVTNQYGITPQTTSDTEIILEAFVKDGIHCVNYFNGMFAFAVYDKHKKELWLCRDRLGIKPLFYYWDGSKLAFASELKALLTLPISKILNKPAIAEFLHRGFIPAPYTIYQNIYKLSPGSWLKISDNVLEEQKYWKITENIGKEIISDEHQAMERVEELLLSSVKYQLISDVPVGVFLSGGIDSSTVAALTARQLSHPINTFSIGFKESRHNEAPYAREVAEHLHTNHHEFIVSVQDAKDLVETMLDIYDEPYADSSAIPTMLVSQMASKYVGVVLTGEGGDELFHGYGMYQWADRLSQGWLKLLRKPLASLLAVGKEARYQKAAELLEYFSEDDISSHIFCKEQGYFSYPDLKKLVGEPWVNGKGFLSKSSLPPVVENRLLTASETQSLFDMVMYLPDDLLTKVDRASMQYGLEARVPLLDHRLVELALNISPELKNNGGTTKYILKQILYKYLPSELFNRPKQGFSIPLYDWLLTDLRYLIDTYLSDEVIERHGYVNKEIVSTMKKEFFAGKKYVYNRLWTLIILHRWLEKNT comes from the coding sequence ATGTGCGGTATTACAGGGTTCTATTCAACTCAACAAGCTTTTTCTGAATCTGATTTGCGGAAGATGACTGGCGCTATTCGTCATCGGGGACCCAATGCTGAAGGACACTTTTTAGACGAAATTTGTGGCTTAGGGCATCGCCGGTTAAGTATTCTTGACTTATCTGAAGGTGCAAACCAACCATTTTACAGCAACAATGATCGATTTGTTATTGTTTATAATGGTGAAGTATACAACTACAAAGAGGTTACCAATCAGTATGGTATTACACCACAGACAACTTCTGATACAGAGATCATTCTTGAAGCTTTTGTAAAAGATGGCATACATTGTGTAAATTATTTCAATGGCATGTTTGCCTTTGCGGTGTATGATAAACATAAAAAAGAACTGTGGTTGTGTCGGGATAGACTAGGTATCAAGCCTTTATTTTATTATTGGGATGGAAGTAAACTGGCTTTTGCTTCTGAACTGAAAGCTTTATTGACGCTCCCCATATCCAAAATTCTAAATAAGCCTGCTATTGCCGAGTTTCTACATCGTGGCTTCATTCCTGCCCCATACACCATTTATCAGAATATTTACAAACTATCTCCGGGTAGCTGGCTAAAAATTTCCGATAATGTATTGGAAGAACAGAAATACTGGAAGATAACTGAGAATATTGGCAAGGAAATTATTTCGGATGAGCATCAGGCAATGGAGCGTGTAGAAGAGTTATTACTCAGTTCGGTTAAGTATCAATTGATCAGCGATGTTCCTGTTGGAGTATTTCTTAGTGGTGGAATTGACTCCAGTACAGTAGCTGCTCTCACAGCTCGTCAGCTTTCACATCCTATCAATACATTTTCTATTGGATTTAAAGAATCGCGTCATAATGAAGCTCCTTATGCAAGAGAGGTAGCCGAGCATTTACATACCAATCATCATGAGTTTATTGTTTCTGTACAGGATGCAAAAGACTTAGTGGAAACAATGTTGGATATTTATGATGAACCCTATGCTGATTCATCTGCTATTCCAACTATGCTTGTTTCTCAGATGGCAAGTAAGTATGTAGGGGTGGTATTAACAGGTGAAGGCGGAGATGAGCTTTTTCATGGGTATGGTATGTACCAATGGGCAGATCGGCTATCACAGGGTTGGCTTAAACTTTTGCGAAAACCTCTGGCATCTCTATTAGCTGTAGGAAAAGAAGCCCGATACCAGAAAGCAGCAGAGTTGTTGGAATATTTTTCTGAAGACGATATATCCAGTCATATTTTTTGTAAGGAACAAGGATATTTCTCTTATCCTGATCTGAAAAAGCTGGTAGGAGAGCCTTGGGTAAATGGGAAAGGATTTCTTTCCAAATCGAGTTTGCCTCCTGTCGTAGAGAATCGCCTATTAACGGCATCAGAAACGCAGAGTTTGTTTGATATGGTAATGTATCTGCCAGACGATTTGCTTACAAAGGTGGATAGAGCTAGTATGCAGTATGGCCTTGAAGCACGTGTACCCTTACTAGATCATAGATTGGTTGAGCTGGCTTTAAATATCTCGCCTGAATTAAAAAATAATGGAGGTACTACCAAATATATCTTAAAGCAGATTCTTTATAAATATCTTCCATCCGAATTATTCAACCGACCAAAACAAGGCTTCTCTATTCCATTGTATGACTGGTTGCTGACAGATCTGCGTTATCTGATAGATACTTATTTAAGCGATGAAGTTATAGAACGCCATGGGTATGTCAACAAAGAAATTGTGAGTACAATGAAAAAAGAGTTTTTTGCCGGAAAAAAATATGTATATAACCGATTGTGGACACTTATTATCCTACACCGTTGGTTAGAGAAAAATACCTGA